The Micromonospora sp. WMMD961 genome has a segment encoding these proteins:
- a CDS encoding MerR family transcriptional regulator yields the protein MRVGELARRTGTTVRALRYYESAGLVVPRRLGNGYREYDPIAVRLVAQIRELMALGLTVEETRPFVESIAGGADDTDVCAAAVATYRSTITTLQERIGRLTAQRDALDARLDAAATQVIPGGGEVGGDPAALVGTSLPALSFYGTDGRPVDLGALGVGRTVIFVYPLTGRPGVDLPNGLLEVHGARGSTEQAAWFRDHHAELRAAGAARVYGLSAQSTGYQRELAYRLRLPYPLIPDPRLTLATALRLPTRTAGDMTLYERLTLIIADGVVEHVFHPIPDPASHPLHVMRWLTKRRRAPGPVAA from the coding sequence ATGCGGGTGGGTGAGCTGGCACGACGGACCGGGACCACGGTCCGGGCACTGCGGTACTACGAGTCGGCCGGGCTGGTCGTGCCCCGGCGGCTCGGCAACGGCTACCGCGAGTACGACCCGATCGCGGTGCGGTTGGTGGCACAGATCCGCGAGCTGATGGCGCTCGGTCTGACCGTCGAGGAGACCCGGCCGTTCGTCGAGTCGATCGCCGGTGGCGCCGACGACACCGACGTGTGTGCGGCGGCGGTGGCGACGTACCGCAGCACCATCACCACCCTCCAGGAGCGGATCGGCAGGCTGACCGCCCAGCGGGACGCGCTGGACGCGCGCCTGGACGCGGCAGCGACCCAGGTCATACCCGGCGGTGGCGAGGTCGGGGGCGACCCCGCCGCGCTGGTCGGCACCAGCCTGCCGGCGCTGTCGTTCTACGGCACCGACGGCCGCCCGGTCGACCTCGGCGCGCTCGGCGTCGGGCGCACCGTCATCTTCGTGTACCCGCTGACCGGGCGGCCGGGCGTCGACCTGCCCAACGGGCTGCTGGAGGTGCACGGCGCCCGGGGCAGCACCGAGCAGGCCGCCTGGTTCCGCGACCACCACGCGGAGCTCCGCGCGGCCGGTGCCGCCCGGGTGTACGGCCTGTCCGCGCAGTCGACCGGGTACCAGCGGGAACTCGCCTACCGGCTGCGGCTGCCCTACCCGCTGATTCCCGACCCGAGGTTGACCCTGGCCACCGCGCTGCGCCTGCCGACCCGCACGGCGGGCGACATGACGCTCTACGAGCGGTTGACCCTGATCATCGCCGACGGCGTGGTGGAGCACGTCTTCCACCCGATTCCGGACCCGGCGTCGCACCCCCTGCACGTGATGCGATGGCTCACCAAGCGACGCCGGGCCCCCGGACCGGTCGCCGCCTAG
- a CDS encoding ion transporter has translation MSDAPAPAQRGGPGTPSPHRSGWAARCARLSRSRPFEIAIVVVILANGIVLGLETYDDLSPAGTALHWLELFFRAVFVVEIGVRLAAYGRRPQDFFRHGWNVFDFVVIAAIFIPGLHGDPALLRVVRVARMVRLVRFSPGLRTIVSALWRSLPGVTGFLALAVVTLYVYGMAGWLIFGNRYPEEYGDIGRSLLTLFVLLSLETLPGLIEQGMAISPWTLLYYVSYVVVTVNLLLNILIAVIVNSMEEARRLEMTERLAPDYDEDGDGVPDEVDRIALTQRLDDLRAVIAELERELRIDREDGHGRPHRDGARTRG, from the coding sequence GTGAGCGACGCACCCGCGCCCGCCCAGCGAGGCGGGCCGGGCACACCTTCACCCCACCGATCCGGTTGGGCCGCCCGCTGCGCTCGCCTCTCCCGGTCGCGCCCCTTCGAGATCGCCATCGTCGTGGTCATCCTTGCCAACGGGATCGTGCTCGGCCTGGAGACCTACGACGACCTCAGCCCGGCCGGCACGGCACTGCACTGGCTGGAGTTGTTCTTCCGCGCCGTCTTCGTCGTCGAGATCGGCGTCCGACTCGCTGCGTACGGCAGACGTCCGCAGGACTTCTTCCGGCACGGCTGGAACGTCTTCGACTTCGTGGTGATCGCCGCCATCTTCATACCGGGCCTGCACGGCGACCCGGCACTGTTGCGGGTCGTGCGGGTCGCCCGCATGGTCCGGCTGGTGCGGTTCTCGCCGGGCCTGCGGACCATCGTCTCCGCGCTGTGGCGCAGCCTGCCCGGCGTCACCGGCTTCCTCGCCCTGGCGGTGGTGACGCTCTACGTGTACGGCATGGCCGGCTGGCTGATCTTCGGCAACAGGTACCCGGAAGAGTACGGCGACATCGGCCGGTCGCTGCTGACGTTGTTCGTGCTGTTGTCGTTGGAGACGCTGCCGGGCCTCATCGAGCAGGGTATGGCCATCTCGCCGTGGACCCTGCTCTACTACGTCAGCTACGTGGTCGTCACCGTCAACCTGCTGCTCAACATCCTCATCGCGGTCATCGTCAACTCGATGGAGGAGGCGCGCCGGTTGGAGATGACCGAGCGGTTGGCCCCCGACTACGACGAGGACGGCGACGGCGTACCGGACGAGGTGGACCGCATCGCGCTGACCCAACGGCTGGACGACCTGCGGGCGGTCATCGCCGAGTTGGAGCGGGAGTTGCGGATCGACCGGGAGGACGGGCACGGCCGGCCACACCGGGACGGCGCGCGTACCAGAGGGTGA
- a CDS encoding ribonucleotide-diphosphate reductase subunit beta: MLLDPGMDLTLRPMRYPHFFDRFRDAIRNTWTVEEVDLHADLADLDKLSPAERHLVSRLVAFFATGDTIVANNLVLNLYQHVNSPEGRLYLSRQLFEEAVHVQFYLNLLDTYVPDETERFEAFAAIENIPSIRRKAEFCFRWIDSLNDLRELRSREDRRTFLLNLICFAACIEGLFFYGAFAYVYFLRSRGLLHGLASGTNWVFRDESMHMAFAFDVVDTVRAEEPDLFDDDLAEQVRQMLTEAVECEVQFAEDLLGHGVPGLTLADMREYLQHVADRRLAQLGIAAHYGSSNPFAFMELQDVQELSNFFERRVSAYQVGVSGTVAFDDDF, from the coding sequence ATGCTGCTCGACCCCGGGATGGACCTCACCCTCCGCCCGATGCGCTACCCACACTTCTTCGACCGCTTCCGTGACGCCATCCGCAACACCTGGACGGTCGAGGAGGTCGACCTGCACGCCGACCTCGCCGACCTGGACAAGCTGTCACCGGCCGAGCGGCACCTGGTCAGCCGTCTGGTGGCGTTCTTCGCCACCGGCGACACGATCGTCGCGAACAACCTGGTGCTCAACCTCTACCAGCACGTCAACAGCCCCGAGGGTCGGCTCTACCTGTCCCGGCAGCTGTTCGAGGAGGCCGTGCACGTCCAGTTCTACCTCAACCTGCTCGACACGTACGTGCCCGACGAGACCGAGCGGTTCGAGGCCTTCGCGGCGATCGAGAACATCCCCTCGATCCGTCGCAAGGCCGAGTTCTGCTTTCGCTGGATCGACTCGCTGAACGACCTGCGGGAGCTGCGGTCCCGGGAGGACCGTCGGACGTTCCTGCTCAACCTGATCTGCTTCGCCGCCTGCATCGAGGGGCTGTTCTTCTACGGCGCGTTCGCGTACGTCTACTTCCTGCGCTCCCGTGGCCTGCTGCACGGGCTCGCCTCGGGTACCAACTGGGTGTTCCGCGACGAGTCCATGCACATGGCGTTCGCGTTCGACGTGGTGGACACCGTTCGCGCCGAGGAGCCGGACCTGTTCGACGACGACCTCGCCGAGCAGGTGCGGCAGATGCTCACCGAGGCCGTCGAGTGCGAGGTGCAGTTCGCCGAGGACCTGCTGGGCCACGGCGTGCCGGGCCTGACGTTGGCCGACATGCGGGAGTACCTCCAGCACGTCGCCGACCGCCGGCTCGCTCAGCTCGGCATCGCCGCGCACTACGGGTCGAGCAACCCGTTCGCCTTCATGGAGTTGCAGGACGTGCAGGAGCTGTCCAACTTCTTCGAGCGCCGGGTGTCGGCGTACCAGGTCGGGGTGAGCGGCACTGTCGCCTTCGACGACGATTTCTAG
- the eno gene encoding phosphopyruvate hydratase, protein MTAINRVRARQILDSRGNPTVEADVELSDGSVGRAAVPSGASTGANEAVELRDGDPARFHGRGVTTAVAAVNGEIADAVRGLDAEDQALIDETMIDLDGSKDKGRLGANAILAVSLAAAKAAAAAHRQPLYRYVGGVGARLLPVPMMNIVNGGAHADNPLDFQEFMIAPVGAQSFAEAVRMGSEVFHTLKASLAAAGHHTNVGDEGGFAPAFTTADEALGFVLRAVEESGYQPGADITICLDPASSEFYRDGVYAYAGEGRERTVEEHVDHLLDLVSRYPISSVEDPMAEDDIAGWQRLTALAGERVQLVGDDVFCTDVDRLRDGIEGGYANAILVKVNQIGTLTETLATVDAAHRAGYRVVMSHRSGETEDTTIADLAVGVRCGQIKTGSLSRSDRTAKYNQLIRIEEELGDRAVYAGRGAR, encoded by the coding sequence ATGACGGCAATCAATCGGGTGCGTGCTCGGCAGATCCTCGACAGCCGGGGCAACCCGACCGTGGAGGCCGACGTGGAACTCAGCGACGGCTCGGTCGGCCGGGCGGCCGTACCGTCCGGGGCGTCGACCGGGGCGAACGAGGCGGTCGAACTGCGCGACGGCGACCCCGCCCGCTTCCACGGCAGGGGCGTCACCACGGCGGTCGCCGCCGTCAACGGCGAGATCGCCGACGCGGTGCGCGGGCTCGACGCCGAGGACCAGGCGTTGATCGACGAGACGATGATCGATCTCGACGGTTCGAAGGACAAGGGGCGACTGGGCGCCAACGCGATCCTCGCGGTGTCCCTGGCGGCGGCGAAGGCCGCGGCGGCAGCGCACCGCCAGCCGCTCTACCGCTACGTGGGTGGCGTCGGCGCCCGCCTGCTGCCGGTGCCGATGATGAACATCGTCAACGGTGGCGCGCACGCCGACAACCCACTCGACTTCCAGGAGTTCATGATCGCCCCGGTCGGAGCGCAGAGCTTCGCCGAGGCGGTCCGGATGGGCTCGGAGGTCTTCCACACCCTGAAGGCATCGCTCGCCGCGGCCGGTCACCACACCAACGTCGGCGACGAGGGCGGGTTCGCACCGGCCTTCACGACCGCCGACGAGGCGCTGGGTTTCGTGCTGCGCGCCGTCGAGGAGTCCGGCTACCAGCCCGGCGCCGACATCACGATCTGCCTCGACCCGGCCAGCTCGGAGTTCTACCGCGACGGCGTCTACGCCTACGCGGGCGAGGGGCGCGAGCGCACCGTCGAGGAGCACGTCGACCACCTGCTCGACCTGGTCTCCCGGTACCCGATCAGCTCGGTCGAGGACCCGATGGCCGAGGACGACATCGCCGGCTGGCAGCGGCTGACGGCACTGGCGGGGGAGCGGGTGCAGTTGGTCGGCGACGACGTGTTCTGCACCGACGTCGACCGGCTGCGCGACGGGATCGAGGGCGGTTACGCCAATGCGATCCTGGTGAAGGTCAACCAGATCGGCACGCTCACCGAGACCCTCGCGACTGTCGACGCCGCCCACCGGGCGGGGTACCGGGTGGTGATGTCGCACCGCTCCGGCGAGACCGAGGACACCACCATCGCCGACCTGGCCGTGGGCGTACGCTGCGGCCAGATCAAGACCGGCTCGCTGTCGCGCTCGGACCGCACGGCCAAGTACAACCAGCTCATCCGCATCGAGGAGGAGCTCGGCGATCGCGCCGTCTACGCCGGGAGGGGAGCCCGCTGA
- a CDS encoding TraR/DksA C4-type zinc finger protein, whose product MDRNSDAVREELVRLRAQTEAQVAALDGDLRSLFEASRASNADDEHDPEGSTIAFERAQLSAVLDAARRRLAELDVALARVEDGSYGVCERCSRPIPAERLVARPSARTCVACASRR is encoded by the coding sequence ATGGACAGGAACTCCGACGCGGTCCGCGAGGAACTGGTGCGGCTACGCGCACAGACCGAGGCGCAGGTCGCCGCCCTGGACGGCGACCTGCGCAGCCTCTTCGAGGCGTCCCGGGCGTCGAACGCCGACGACGAACACGACCCCGAGGGCAGCACGATCGCCTTCGAACGCGCACAGCTCAGCGCCGTACTGGACGCGGCGCGCCGCCGGCTGGCGGAGCTGGACGTCGCGCTGGCACGGGTCGAGGACGGCAGCTACGGCGTGTGCGAACGGTGCTCTCGTCCCATTCCCGCCGAGCGGCTGGTCGCCCGCCCGTCGGCGCGTACCTGCGTGGCCTGCGCCAGCCGACGGTGA
- a CDS encoding acyl-CoA dehydrogenase family protein — protein sequence MTTTVDSAQSTADVADRLGAVIAEVIRPQAASVDRDGVFPRPGVDALAAAGLLGLASSTEVGGGGHGIRTVAEVVERLAAECGSTAMVVLMHYAATAVIEAHGPREVRAAIATGGHLSTLAFSEYGSRSHFWSPTGTATTTDDGSVRLDARKSWVTSAGEATSYVWSSLPVTADGPMTLWLVPADSPGLTVAGEFDGLGLRGNGSRPMTADGLRVPSSAMLAADGAGLDTALGAVLPWFLVLNAAFCLGLADSAVAEAGRHLTATTLAHTGTALRDAPVTRRDLARLMIRTDALRAFLGDTLTALETGRDDAMLRVLQVKALAGETVAEVTDGAMQLCGGSAFRKELGLERRFRDSRAARVMAPTTDALHDFVGRVATGLPLLDEANR from the coding sequence ATGACGACCACTGTCGACAGTGCTCAGTCCACCGCCGACGTCGCCGACCGGCTCGGTGCCGTCATCGCCGAGGTGATCCGTCCGCAGGCGGCGTCGGTCGACCGGGATGGTGTCTTCCCCCGGCCGGGTGTCGACGCGCTCGCCGCGGCCGGTCTGCTCGGCCTGGCCTCCTCCACCGAGGTCGGCGGCGGCGGCCACGGCATACGGACGGTCGCCGAGGTCGTCGAACGGCTGGCCGCCGAGTGCGGTTCCACCGCGATGGTGGTGCTCATGCACTACGCGGCGACCGCCGTGATCGAGGCACACGGCCCGCGCGAGGTCCGCGCGGCCATCGCAACCGGCGGTCACCTCAGCACCCTGGCCTTCTCCGAGTACGGGTCACGCAGCCACTTCTGGTCACCCACCGGCACCGCGACCACCACCGACGACGGTAGCGTCCGCCTCGACGCCCGCAAGAGCTGGGTCACCTCGGCCGGCGAGGCCACCAGCTACGTCTGGTCGAGTCTCCCGGTGACCGCCGACGGCCCGATGACGCTGTGGCTCGTGCCTGCCGACAGCCCCGGCCTGACCGTCGCCGGTGAGTTCGACGGGCTCGGCCTGCGCGGCAACGGCTCCCGGCCGATGACCGCCGACGGGCTCCGGGTCCCGTCGTCGGCCATGCTGGCGGCCGACGGCGCGGGGCTCGACACCGCGCTCGGCGCGGTCCTGCCCTGGTTCCTGGTGCTCAACGCCGCGTTCTGTCTCGGTCTCGCCGACAGCGCGGTCGCCGAGGCGGGCCGCCACCTCACCGCGACCACGCTCGCACACACCGGCACCGCCCTGCGCGACGCTCCGGTCACCCGCCGGGACCTCGCCCGACTGATGATCCGCACCGACGCGCTGCGTGCCTTCCTGGGTGACACCCTCACCGCTCTGGAAACCGGCCGGGACGACGCGATGCTGCGCGTGCTGCAGGTCAAGGCGCTCGCCGGCGAGACCGTCGCCGAGGTGACCGACGGCGCGATGCAGCTCTGCGGTGGCAGCGCGTTCCGCAAGGAGTTGGGTCTCGAGCGTCGTTTCCGCGACTCGCGCGCGGCCCGGGTGATGGCGCCCACCACCGACGCGCTGCACGACTTCGTCGGTCGGGTCGCCACCGGCCTGCCGCTGCTCGACGAGGCGAACCGCTGA
- a CDS encoding ferritin-like domain-containing protein — translation MNATPVAQVDLGDLGFGRGAHLLVQRALAGLPPGGRLAVAGRDPALRVHLPAWCRGRGHRVESPARDDRSDLVAVIVRGTADDDRWFGAERAGPALPTPLSSRPPARWGLGARGALLEAGGPEARFDLDDRDLVWADVAPHLYAQAAARQWDPQTAVPWDDPFTLPADVEAAVVQVMTYLVENEQAALVVPARFVGRIHPHFREVVQLLAVQMADEARHMEVFGRRALLRGTELGTSSAGGRQSLFTLVTESDFALASFLLSVLGEGSFVDLLSFLHRFAPDPVTRRICWLAMQDERRHVVFGMAHLEHQAQLDPLLRDRLRAAIHRRHDALADTAGLNADVFDALVVLAAGGWHPAEVSAGFDRVQALQRAMDQGRQRRLVRLGFPPDEAAALSALHTRNFM, via the coding sequence GTGAACGCCACACCGGTCGCCCAGGTCGACCTCGGCGACCTGGGTTTCGGCCGGGGCGCGCACCTGCTCGTGCAACGCGCCCTGGCCGGGCTGCCGCCCGGCGGCCGGTTGGCGGTCGCCGGCCGCGACCCGGCGTTGCGCGTACACCTGCCCGCCTGGTGTCGTGGCCGGGGCCATCGGGTCGAGTCGCCCGCGCGTGACGACCGGAGCGACCTGGTCGCGGTGATCGTGCGGGGTACGGCGGACGACGACCGTTGGTTCGGCGCAGAGCGGGCCGGGCCAGCCCTGCCGACGCCGCTCAGCAGCCGCCCGCCGGCGCGGTGGGGGCTGGGTGCTCGGGGCGCGCTGCTGGAAGCCGGTGGCCCCGAGGCCCGGTTCGACCTGGACGACCGTGACCTGGTGTGGGCCGACGTCGCTCCGCACCTCTACGCCCAGGCGGCGGCGCGACAGTGGGACCCGCAGACCGCAGTGCCCTGGGACGATCCGTTCACGCTGCCGGCCGACGTGGAGGCCGCAGTGGTCCAGGTGATGACCTACCTGGTCGAGAACGAGCAGGCAGCTCTGGTCGTTCCGGCCCGGTTCGTCGGGCGGATCCACCCGCACTTCCGCGAGGTGGTGCAGCTCCTCGCGGTGCAGATGGCCGACGAGGCCCGGCACATGGAGGTGTTCGGCCGGCGGGCGCTGCTGCGGGGCACCGAGTTGGGCACGTCGTCGGCCGGTGGGCGGCAGTCGCTGTTCACGCTCGTCACGGAGTCGGACTTCGCGTTGGCCTCCTTCCTGCTGTCCGTGCTCGGGGAGGGCAGCTTCGTCGACCTGCTCTCGTTCCTGCACCGGTTCGCGCCGGATCCGGTGACCCGCCGGATCTGCTGGCTCGCCATGCAGGACGAGCGCCGGCACGTGGTGTTCGGCATGGCCCACCTGGAGCATCAGGCACAGCTCGACCCGCTGCTGCGCGACCGGCTGCGGGCGGCCATCCACCGTCGCCACGACGCTCTCGCCGACACGGCCGGTCTCAACGCGGACGTCTTCGACGCGCTGGTGGTGCTCGCCGCGGGTGGTTGGCACCCCGCCGAGGTGTCGGCCGGCTTCGACCGGGTGCAGGCCCTGCAACGGGCGATGGACCAGGGGCGCCAGCGCCGGCTGGTACGCCTGGGTTTCCCGCCCGACGAGGCCGCCGCGCTCTCGGCCCTGCACACCCGCAACTTCATGTAG
- a CDS encoding ribonucleoside-diphosphate reductase subunit alpha, with translation MQVRKRDGATEPVDVNKIVRAVERWADDLTDVDPMRVATRTISGLYDGATTAELDRLSIQTAAEMIGEEPQYSRLAARLLAGYVDKEVRRQGIASFSAAIRVGHAEGLIGDDTAAFVAAHAGVLDDAVDVDGDRRFEYFGLRTVYDRYLLRHPTSRLVLETPQYWLLRVACGLSRTPDEAVGFYRLMSSLAYLPSSPTLFNSGTQHTQMSSCYLVDSPLDELDSIYARYAQVANLSKFAGGIGIAYSRVRSRGALIRGTNGQSNGIVPWLRTLDASVAAVNQGGRRKGAACVYLEPWHPDIEEFLQLRDNTGEDARRTHNLNLANWVPDEFMRRVEADEMWSLFDPHEVPELPDLWGERFDAAYREAEAQGRYVRQVPARELYGKMMRTLAQTGNGWMTFKDASNRLCNQTAEPGNVVHLSNLCTEIVEVSSDAETAVCNLGSVNLAAHLVDGGIDWERLRATVRTAVTFLDRVIDINYYPTPQAAASNPRWRPVGLGLMGLQDVFFALRLPFDSPAARELSTRVSEELYLTALETSADLARQFGAHPTYPQTRAARGQLQPDLWGVEGTQTARWDALRERVAAHGLRNSLLVAVAPTATIASIAGCYECIEPQVSNLFKRETLSGEFLQVNTALVRELKARGLWTDRIRSAIKRAEGSVQDIAELPAGVRELFRTAWELPQRALIDLAAARAPFIDQSQSLNLFLAAPTIGKLSSMYLYAWKAGLKTTYYLRSRPATRIQQATVSAVAPVAVAPVALDADALACSLENPESCEACQ, from the coding sequence CGACGGCGCGACGACGGCCGAACTGGACCGGCTGTCCATCCAGACGGCGGCCGAGATGATCGGTGAGGAGCCGCAGTACTCGCGCCTCGCCGCCCGGCTGCTGGCCGGGTACGTCGACAAGGAGGTGCGTCGCCAGGGCATCGCCTCGTTCAGCGCGGCGATCCGGGTCGGCCACGCCGAGGGCCTGATCGGCGACGACACCGCAGCGTTCGTCGCCGCACACGCCGGCGTGCTGGACGACGCCGTCGACGTGGACGGCGACCGGCGCTTCGAGTACTTCGGGCTACGCACGGTGTACGACAGGTACCTGCTGCGTCACCCCACCAGCCGGCTGGTGCTGGAGACCCCGCAGTACTGGCTGCTGCGGGTGGCCTGCGGCCTGTCCCGCACGCCGGACGAGGCGGTCGGCTTCTACCGGCTGATGTCCAGCCTGGCCTACCTGCCCAGCTCACCGACGTTGTTCAACTCCGGCACCCAGCACACCCAGATGTCCTCCTGCTACCTGGTCGACTCGCCGCTCGACGAGCTGGACTCGATCTACGCGCGGTACGCCCAGGTCGCCAACCTGTCCAAGTTCGCCGGCGGCATCGGCATCGCGTACTCCCGGGTCCGGTCCCGGGGCGCGTTGATCCGCGGCACCAACGGGCAGTCCAACGGGATCGTGCCGTGGCTGCGCACGCTGGACGCCAGCGTCGCCGCGGTCAACCAGGGCGGCCGGCGCAAGGGCGCGGCGTGCGTCTACCTGGAGCCGTGGCACCCGGACATCGAGGAGTTCCTGCAACTGCGGGACAACACCGGCGAGGACGCCCGCCGCACCCACAACCTGAACCTGGCCAACTGGGTTCCGGACGAGTTCATGCGCCGGGTCGAGGCCGACGAGATGTGGTCGCTGTTCGACCCGCACGAGGTTCCCGAGCTGCCGGACCTGTGGGGGGAGCGGTTCGACGCCGCGTACCGGGAGGCCGAGGCGCAGGGTCGCTACGTGCGGCAGGTCCCGGCGCGCGAGCTGTACGGGAAGATGATGCGCACCCTGGCCCAGACCGGCAACGGGTGGATGACCTTCAAGGACGCGTCGAACCGGCTGTGCAACCAGACCGCCGAGCCGGGCAACGTGGTGCACCTGTCCAACCTCTGCACCGAGATCGTCGAGGTGTCCAGCGACGCCGAGACGGCCGTGTGCAACCTGGGTTCGGTGAACCTCGCCGCCCACCTGGTCGACGGTGGCATCGACTGGGAGCGGCTGCGCGCCACGGTGCGTACCGCGGTGACCTTCCTCGACCGGGTGATCGACATCAACTACTACCCGACCCCGCAGGCGGCGGCGAGCAACCCCCGCTGGCGGCCCGTCGGGCTCGGGCTGATGGGCCTGCAGGACGTCTTCTTCGCGCTGCGGCTGCCGTTCGACTCGCCGGCCGCCCGGGAGCTGTCCACCCGGGTCAGTGAAGAGCTGTACCTGACCGCGCTGGAGACCTCCGCCGACCTGGCGCGACAGTTCGGCGCGCACCCGACGTACCCGCAGACCCGGGCCGCGCGGGGCCAGTTGCAGCCCGACCTGTGGGGTGTCGAGGGTACGCAGACCGCCCGGTGGGACGCGCTGCGGGAACGGGTCGCGGCGCACGGGCTGCGTAACTCGCTGCTGGTGGCCGTCGCCCCGACCGCGACCATCGCCTCGATCGCCGGGTGCTACGAGTGCATCGAGCCGCAGGTGTCGAACCTGTTCAAGCGCGAGACCCTGTCCGGGGAGTTCCTCCAGGTCAACACCGCTCTGGTCCGCGAGTTAAAGGCCCGAGGGCTGTGGACCGACCGGATCCGGTCGGCGATCAAGCGGGCCGAGGGGTCGGTGCAGGACATCGCCGAGCTGCCGGCCGGCGTCCGCGAGTTGTTCCGTACCGCGTGGGAGCTGCCGCAGCGGGCGCTGATCGACCTGGCCGCCGCCCGTGCCCCGTTCATCGACCAGTCCCAGTCGCTGAACCTCTTCCTGGCCGCGCCGACCATCGGCAAGCTCTCCTCGATGTACCTGTACGCCTGGAAGGCCGGGCTGAAGACCACCTACTACCTGCGCTCACGGCCGGCGACGCGGATCCAGCAGGCCACCGTCAGCGCCGTCGCGCCCGTAGCCGTCGCGCCCGTCGCCCTCGACGCGGACGCGCTGGCCTGCTCGCTGGAGAACCCCGAGTCGTGCGAGGCCTGCCAGTGA
- a CDS encoding PhnD/SsuA/transferrin family substrate-binding protein: MPVPGVVMGAVAYDPKVVTIWEGFRAWLRGRGLDFDFVLYSHYERQVEDLVAGRIDAAWNSPLAWLRAERLAGANGTTVRALAMRDTDQDLTSVVVVRADSPVHSAADLAGMTVAVGAVDSPQATLIPLAHLAAAGVAVDVRRFDVGVGLHGDHIGGERDAARALTAGEVDAACMIDANHLAFVREGTLPPDGTRIIAQTAPYDHCNMTVRGPETAGVRLLGSLLLGMSYTDPQVRPLLDLEGLTAWKDGRATGYDALTGAVDAIGFYSPDGRVTASDYRP; this comes from the coding sequence ATGCCGGTGCCCGGCGTCGTGATGGGCGCTGTCGCGTACGACCCCAAGGTGGTGACCATCTGGGAGGGTTTCCGTGCGTGGCTGCGCGGACGCGGCCTGGACTTCGACTTCGTCCTCTACTCGCACTACGAGCGGCAGGTCGAGGATCTCGTCGCCGGGCGGATCGACGCGGCGTGGAACTCCCCCCTGGCCTGGCTGCGCGCCGAACGACTGGCGGGCGCCAACGGCACGACAGTGCGCGCGCTGGCCATGCGCGACACCGACCAGGACCTCACGTCGGTCGTGGTGGTCCGGGCCGACTCGCCGGTGCATTCCGCCGCGGACCTGGCCGGGATGACGGTCGCCGTCGGAGCGGTGGACAGCCCTCAGGCGACGTTGATTCCGCTGGCTCACCTCGCGGCGGCCGGGGTCGCTGTCGACGTACGCCGCTTCGATGTCGGCGTCGGTCTGCACGGCGACCACATCGGTGGTGAGCGCGACGCCGCCCGCGCCCTGACCGCCGGCGAGGTCGACGCCGCCTGCATGATCGACGCCAACCACCTGGCGTTCGTCCGGGAGGGCACACTGCCGCCCGACGGCACCCGGATCATCGCGCAGACAGCGCCCTACGACCACTGCAACATGACGGTCCGTGGTCCGGAGACCGCCGGGGTCCGGCTCCTCGGTTCGCTGCTGCTCGGCATGTCGTACACCGATCCGCAGGTGCGTCCGCTGCTCGACCTGGAGGGGCTGACGGCCTGGAAGGACGGCCGCGCCACCGGGTACGACGCCCTGACCGGGGCGGTCGACGCCATCGGCTTCTACTCCCCCGACGGGCGGGTGACGGCCTCGGACTACCGGCCGTGA
- a CDS encoding GNAT family N-acetyltransferase, producing the protein MVDVTVRPMTDADADRVLAIYQAGLDAGNASFEVTAPTWSAFDAARLSAHRFVAVDRPGAVVGWVAVSPISTREVYAGVVEHSVYVDPAAQGRGVARLLLDALITSTEAAGIWTIQSGVFPENGASLALHERAGFRVVGVRERVGRHHGRWRDVVLMERRSPTIT; encoded by the coding sequence ATGGTCGACGTCACCGTCCGACCGATGACCGACGCCGACGCCGATCGGGTCCTGGCCATCTACCAGGCCGGTCTCGACGCCGGCAACGCCAGCTTCGAGGTCACCGCGCCGACCTGGTCGGCGTTCGACGCCGCGCGTCTGAGCGCGCACCGGTTCGTGGCCGTCGACCGCCCCGGCGCGGTCGTCGGCTGGGTCGCGGTCTCGCCGATCTCGACCCGGGAGGTCTACGCAGGTGTGGTCGAGCACTCCGTCTACGTGGACCCGGCCGCCCAGGGCCGTGGCGTCGCCCGACTGCTGCTGGATGCGCTGATCACCTCCACCGAGGCGGCCGGCATCTGGACGATCCAGTCCGGGGTCTTCCCGGAGAACGGCGCCAGCCTGGCACTGCACGAGCGGGCCGGGTTCCGGGTGGTCGGCGTACGCGAGCGGGTCGGTCGCCACCACGGACGCTGGCGTGACGTGGTCCTCATGGAGCGGCGCAGCCCCACCATCACCTGA